Proteins encoded in a region of the Gallalistipes aquisgranensis genome:
- a CDS encoding TonB-dependent receptor: MCVSSLVAQSVIRGTVRNRTDRRPLPGVNVTIKNTPAGVSTGKEGKYEFGEVPAGKIEIVFSCIGLKTVTRQVVIGGKEVRILDIFMEEDDFRMEGVEVVGVGERKEIRDVKRQGVPVTVIDGKMLAGRGTTISEVLNHQTGVKLRQTGGVGSQTKVNVRGLEGNRVQIYMDGYALNTPDGNFSINDIPLQFIDRIEIYKGIVPPEFGGDGLGSAINVVTIDAGKDFYDASYKIQSYGVHEGSATVRHFFDKINTAVTLYAGGAYAKNNYTIESPFVEGLEITRDHDRLKMFDFAVGFDFLNGYFDEAEIELLGYLNDKQMQGIETNIRHAVTHGKTFGGNTHLEKRSFLTDRLDMKLNAAYLHINSCLADTSSYLYDFYGNRYANSAKGEMGTIPNLSDDYTHDVRYNLNLKYRLLPGKMSVNFNNDFRFVSQEANDREAGAFLNKDVSGLRANVTGLISSLSFQNRWLKNRLTSVLTGRHYYYSVNGQTVDLTYPGSGDTPVETNRSGSHFGYSLAFKYDLTHHWFLKAALEHNYRLPRYDEVLGDRMTTMTNPLLEPEVADNYNIGAIYDRFYSGESRLQFETNAYVTMVRNMMYTIAQFNFYKYQNLGRALLYGVDAEVKWDIDRHWFVSLNGTWQKSLDHSRYVFGTDTPSQTYKMQLPHIPILFFNWMADYRKDNLFGGRGQYTRIYYEGGYTDRYYYGYELSRHQDYKIPSSCIHTVGFEYGILNRKIILGVECHNLFNTAEMTNFNYPLAGRTVSAKIRFTTLDW, translated from the coding sequence ATGTGTGTTTCATCTCTTGTCGCGCAGTCCGTGATACGGGGGACCGTTAGGAACCGGACGGACAGGAGGCCTCTGCCGGGTGTCAATGTGACGATCAAAAACACACCTGCCGGTGTCTCTACGGGCAAGGAGGGAAAATATGAATTCGGAGAGGTTCCTGCCGGAAAAATCGAAATCGTGTTTTCCTGTATCGGATTGAAAACAGTGACCCGTCAGGTCGTTATCGGGGGAAAAGAGGTCCGGATACTGGATATTTTTATGGAAGAGGATGATTTCCGGATGGAAGGGGTGGAAGTCGTCGGAGTCGGAGAGCGAAAGGAAATCAGGGATGTCAAGCGTCAGGGGGTACCCGTTACCGTCATCGACGGGAAAATGCTGGCCGGGCGGGGTACGACCATCAGCGAAGTTCTGAACCATCAGACAGGTGTGAAGTTGCGTCAGACGGGAGGTGTCGGCAGCCAGACGAAGGTCAATGTCCGGGGACTGGAAGGTAACCGGGTACAGATCTACATGGACGGATATGCGCTGAATACGCCCGACGGAAATTTTTCCATCAACGACATTCCGTTGCAATTCATCGACCGGATCGAGATATATAAAGGGATCGTCCCTCCGGAATTCGGTGGCGACGGTCTGGGCAGCGCCATCAACGTGGTGACGATAGATGCCGGCAAGGATTTTTACGATGCGTCGTATAAGATACAGAGTTATGGCGTTCATGAGGGCTCGGCGACGGTCCGCCATTTTTTCGACAAGATCAATACGGCCGTAACGCTGTATGCCGGTGGAGCCTACGCCAAGAACAATTATACGATAGAGTCGCCTTTTGTCGAAGGGTTGGAAATCACGCGCGATCACGACCGGTTGAAAATGTTCGATTTTGCCGTCGGATTCGATTTCCTGAACGGATATTTCGACGAAGCGGAAATCGAACTGCTTGGTTATCTGAACGACAAGCAGATGCAGGGAATTGAAACCAATATCCGGCATGCGGTCACTCACGGCAAGACTTTCGGCGGGAACACCCATCTGGAAAAGAGAAGTTTCCTGACCGACCGTCTCGACATGAAACTCAATGCGGCCTATCTGCACATCAACTCCTGTCTGGCCGATACATCTTCATATCTGTATGATTTTTATGGGAATCGCTATGCCAACAGCGCCAAGGGCGAAATGGGTACTATACCGAACCTTTCGGACGATTATACGCACGATGTCCGTTACAATCTGAATCTGAAGTATCGGCTCCTGCCGGGAAAGATGTCGGTCAATTTCAACAACGATTTTCGCTTCGTGAGCCAGGAGGCCAATGATCGGGAAGCCGGGGCCTTTTTGAATAAGGATGTGAGCGGACTGAGGGCAAACGTGACTGGCCTGATCTCCTCGCTCTCATTTCAGAACAGATGGTTGAAAAACAGACTGACCTCCGTGCTGACAGGCCGACATTATTATTACAGTGTGAACGGACAGACGGTCGATCTGACCTATCCGGGATCGGGAGATACGCCGGTCGAAACGAACCGCTCAGGCAGTCATTTCGGATACAGTCTGGCGTTCAAATACGACCTTACCCACCATTGGTTTCTCAAGGCCGCCCTCGAACACAATTACCGTCTTCCCCGTTATGATGAGGTGCTGGGCGACCGTATGACCACGATGACCAATCCGCTGCTCGAACCGGAAGTGGCCGACAACTATAATATAGGTGCCATATACGACCGTTTTTACAGCGGGGAATCCAGGCTTCAGTTCGAGACCAACGCCTATGTGACGATGGTCAGGAACATGATGTACACGATCGCCCAGTTCAATTTTTATAAATATCAGAATCTGGGACGGGCTCTGCTGTACGGAGTCGATGCTGAGGTGAAATGGGACATCGACCGCCATTGGTTCGTTTCGCTGAACGGTACGTGGCAGAAGTCGCTCGACCACTCCCGGTATGTGTTCGGCACCGACACGCCGAGCCAGACCTATAAAATGCAGTTACCGCATATTCCGATCCTGTTTTTCAACTGGATGGCAGACTATCGTAAAGACAATCTGTTCGGAGGCAGGGGGCAATACACCCGGATCTATTATGAAGGCGGTTATACCGACAGGTATTACTACGGTTACGAACTGAGCCGGCATCAGGACTATAAGATTCCCTCCTCCTGTATCCATACGGTCGGGTTCGAATACGGTATATTGAACCGGAAAATCATTTTGGGTGTGGA